TCATACTTCCTGTTTCTGAGAAACGTAAATGCCAGCTGAATGCTTCTTCCAGCAGGTGAGGGGTATGGCCTCCACGCTCGCAGGCCCTGTCAAAATAAGATTGTAATTCTTCCCTGTAATCCGGGTGAACACAGTTGTCGATGATCTTCTGAGCCCTTTCTCTCGGAGCAAGCCCTCGCAGATCGGCCAGTCCCACATCTGTCACCAGGATATCAACATCATGTTCGGTATGGTCTGTATGGGAAACCATCGGAAGCACGTGGGAAATGTTATTACCTTTTGAAGCAGCCTGTGTCACGAAAATACTCAGATAAGCATTTCTTGCAAAGTCACCCGAACCTCCGATACCATTCATTATTTTTGTACCTCCGATGTGGGTGGAATTTACATTTCCGTAGATATCAAATTCTATAGCAGTATTGATTGCAATGACGCCCAGTCTTCTGATCAGTCCAGGAGTATTGGAAATGTTCTGTGGTCTTAAAACAAATTTATCCTTGTATCTGGAGAGATTTCCTAAAACCCTTTCGTAGCATTCTTTAGAAACGGTAATAGAGGAGGCCGAAGCAAAGCTGAGTTTACCGGAATCTATCAGATCGAAGGTGCTGTCCTGAAGTACTTCGGAAAACATGGTAAGATCATAGAAATTGCTGTCTTTAAATCCTGTAAGTACTGCATTGGCTACTTTTCCGATGCCTGCCTGAAGAGGAAGTAAACGGTCTGTAAGGCGGCCTAAACGAACTTCATTCTCAAAGAAATCAAGAAGATGTCTGGCAATAGCTGTGGTCTTTTCATCCGGTTCTGCAATATCTGCCGGGCTGTCTTTAAGACTGGTGAAAACAATAGCTTCGATTTTATCGGGATCCACAGGGATACTTTTTCTGCCGATTTTATTCCACGGTGCCACAATAGGGATAACATTCCTGTAAGGGTAATCTTCTGCCTGGTATATATCATGGATTCCGTAAACTTCTTCAGGAACTTCCGTATTGATTTCAATGATGATCTTTTTGGCCAAAGCTGCAAATGTAACGGAATTTCCTACGGAGGTTGTGGGAACAATGCTTCCGTCTCTTTCTATATAAGCTGCTTCAATGACAGCCACATCAATACTTTGAAGGTTTTTGGTATGGAGAAGTTCGGCGCTTTCACTTAAGTGCTGGTCGATGAAAAGAATTTCACCTGTATTGATCTTATTTCTTAAAACAGGATCTACCTGGAACGGCATTCTTTTTCTGATGACATCAGCTTCCGCTAATTTTCCGTCGGTTCCGTGGCCCAGTGAAGCTCCGGTCATTAAAGTGACTTTAAGGTTCTCAGTTTTTCCTCTTTCCGCAAGGGCCGGTAAAATAGCCTTGCTGTCACCCGCTTTGGTAAAGCCGCTGGACCCTATGGTCATACCGTCTTTAATGATTTTCACGGCATTTTCGGCCGTTGTTACTTTTTGGTGTAGACTTTCTAATCTGATTCTTTCTAACATGTAATATTGATTTTGTATTAAACCACCATTACTTAGGATGCGTCATGAAAAATAATGATGGTTAAATGGACTTAACCATGCCTTACAAATTTACGAAAAAAGACGCTTTAAATAAAGGATTTAAAGCGTCTTTTGTATGTAATCAGTAATAGTTTTTCTCTATAATAAGAAAGATCTTTTACGTTTTATTCGAGCCATGAAGTTTTGTATGACGGATCTTCCACTTTTAAAGCTTCTTCCGTGATTTTCAACGGACGGAACGGATCAACCATCACGGCATATTCTTCAGTGAATTTTTTTCCGATGCTTCTTTCCATGGCACCTGGATGAGGGCCGTGTACAATTCCTCCCGGGTGAAGCGTAAAGTCCATCAGGTCGATATGGTTACGGCTCATGAAATCACCTTCTGTATAGAACAATACCTCATCAGAATCAATATTGGAATGATTGTAAGGTGCCGGAATAGCCTGTGGATGGTAATCATACATTCTTGCACAGAATGAGCACACTACGAAATTGTGACCTTCAAAGTTCTGGTGAACCGGCGGCGGTTGGTGAATTCTTCCCGTAATCGGTTCAAAGTTTTTAATATTGAATTTATAAGGATAAAAATATCCGTCCCAGCCTACTACGTCAAATGGGTGTGTAGCATAGATGAAGTCGGTGATCTGGTTTTCTTTCTTTACTTTGATCAGGAATTCTCCTTTCTCATCCACAGGTTCTTTGAAAGAAGGAGCAATGATATCCCTCTCACAGAACGGAGAATGTTCCAGAAGCTGGCCGAATTCATTTCTATATCTTTTCGGAGTATAAATAGGAGAGTGGCTTTCCAATACGAAAAATACAGTATCATCAGACTGCAGTTCTATCTGATAAATGGTTCCTCTCGGGATAATAAGATAATCTCCGGTTACGAATTCAAGGTCTCCTACAAATGTTTTTAAGATTCCGGTTCCGTTATGAACATACAGAAGTTCGTCACATTCAGCATTTTTATAAAAATAATCCATTGATTTTCTTGGCTTGGCCAATCCCATTTTCAGGTCATTGTTCATCAAAAGGATCTTTCTGCTGTCCAGAAAATCGTCTTCAGGAGTGACATTCATTCCTTTGAACATTCTTGGAGTCACATTTTTTTCAACTGCAATTTTAGGCGTTACATCCTTAGGCTCACCGATCGATTTGATCTGTGTAGGACGGTGAATATGGTATAACAAAGACGAAATCCCATGAAAGCCCTCCGTTCCGAAAAGCTGTTCATAGTAAAATTTATCTTCCGGAGACTTAAAGATAGTGTGTCTTTTTGGTGGGATATTTCCCGCTAGATGATATCTCATTTTACTTTCATATGTAGTTTCTCAAATTTAATCATTTTTCATGAATTAGCTTGATCAATATTTTTTCTGATGTTTTGTAATTAAAAAATAATTGTTAGATTTGTCTAACAATTTTAATTTCATGAAGCGAATATTATTTTCTATTACTTTTTTATCATCATACTGTTTTGCACAGGAGACAGACAGTTTAAATATACATTCACCCCAAAGCATGGATTCTGCGAGAGTTACTAAAAGAGAAATCAGGACGAGTACTATAGAGGATGTAGTGGTTACCGGTACCATAAAACCGATGAGCAGATCAAAAAGTCCCGTGGCAGTTGAGATCTACAGTCAGAAATTTTTTCAGAAAAACCCTACACCGAGTATTTTTGAAGCCATCGCTATGGTCAA
This window of the Chryseobacterium arthrosphaerae genome carries:
- a CDS encoding succinate CoA transferase, translating into MLERIRLESLHQKVTTAENAVKIIKDGMTIGSSGFTKAGDSKAILPALAERGKTENLKVTLMTGASLGHGTDGKLAEADVIRKRMPFQVDPVLRNKINTGEILFIDQHLSESAELLHTKNLQSIDVAVIEAAYIERDGSIVPTTSVGNSVTFAALAKKIIIEINTEVPEEVYGIHDIYQAEDYPYRNVIPIVAPWNKIGRKSIPVDPDKIEAIVFTSLKDSPADIAEPDEKTTAIARHLLDFFENEVRLGRLTDRLLPLQAGIGKVANAVLTGFKDSNFYDLTMFSEVLQDSTFDLIDSGKLSFASASSITVSKECYERVLGNLSRYKDKFVLRPQNISNTPGLIRRLGVIAINTAIEFDIYGNVNSTHIGGTKIMNGIGGSGDFARNAYLSIFVTQAASKGNNISHVLPMVSHTDHTEHDVDILVTDVGLADLRGLAPRERAQKIIDNCVHPDYREELQSYFDRACERGGHTPHLLEEAFSWHLRFSETGSMKQAAEAEVSH
- a CDS encoding homogentisate 1,2-dioxygenase; this encodes MRYHLAGNIPPKRHTIFKSPEDKFYYEQLFGTEGFHGISSLLYHIHRPTQIKSIGEPKDVTPKIAVEKNVTPRMFKGMNVTPEDDFLDSRKILLMNNDLKMGLAKPRKSMDYFYKNAECDELLYVHNGTGILKTFVGDLEFVTGDYLIIPRGTIYQIELQSDDTVFFVLESHSPIYTPKRYRNEFGQLLEHSPFCERDIIAPSFKEPVDEKGEFLIKVKKENQITDFIYATHPFDVVGWDGYFYPYKFNIKNFEPITGRIHQPPPVHQNFEGHNFVVCSFCARMYDYHPQAIPAPYNHSNIDSDEVLFYTEGDFMSRNHIDLMDFTLHPGGIVHGPHPGAMERSIGKKFTEEYAVMVDPFRPLKITEEALKVEDPSYKTSWLE